Proteins encoded together in one Telopea speciosissima isolate NSW1024214 ecotype Mountain lineage chromosome 4, Tspe_v1, whole genome shotgun sequence window:
- the LOC122658670 gene encoding uncharacterized protein LOC122658670, producing the protein MDAHVRRTPEQVVADRRLKGRNQTTIENRMRSAEEKKRVDNHIVDWLYECGIPFNALKSRSFEVMIESVAQYGSGNKPPTYHEARVPLLKSAKERTAEMKKTYEGYWKQFGCTLMSDGWRDKKGRHLINFLVNCPEGTYFMGSVDASSYVQDANTLFQLLDSKVEEIGEEYVVQVVTDNATNYKAAGALLMKKRTRLY; encoded by the coding sequence atggatgctcatgtGAGACGGACACCTGAACAAGTGGTTGCTGATAGGAGGCTTAAAGGCCGTAACCAAACTACAATAGAGAACCGGATGAGATCAgctgaagagaaaaagagagttgaTAATCATATTGTCGATTGGCTTTATGAGTGTGGGATTCCATTTAATGCACTAAAGTCAAGAAGCTTTGAAGTGATGATTGAATCCGTTGCACAATATGGGTCAGGAAATAAGCCCCCTACTTATCATGAAGCGAGGGTGCCTTTGTTAAAGTCAGCAAAGGAGAGAACTGCAGAGATGAAAAAGACCTATGAAGGGTATTGGAAGCAGTTTGGATGTACACTCATGTCTGATGGGTGGAGAGATAAAAAGGGAAGACATTTGATCAACTTCCTTGTCAACTGTCCGGAGGGGACTTATTTTATGGGTTCTGTTGATGCATCAAGTTATGTACAAGATGCAAATACCTTGTTTCAATTACTTGATAGCAAGGTAGAAGAAATTGGGGAAGAATATGTTGTGCAAGTTGTTACAGATAATGCTACCAATTATAAAGCAGCTGGTGCATtgttgatgaagaagaggacaaGGCTCTATtag